The proteins below are encoded in one region of Parvicella tangerina:
- a CDS encoding peptidoglycan bridge formation glycyltransferase FemA/FemB family protein, with the protein MANNQAQVNNFYHDIASCIADFLKGEQHNYLEIVLPYSYTDALPFLWSDFKIGIKYTYYLDLTLDTDQLLENMSTQRRKNIRDASKQALEVRQISDPQIVYSKAFETLSSKKAKFNEQIVKQLSALTAKESLTTVGIYKDHDLLALSSCLTLGNESTYMFGWNSGEKGQSFLGTFALWNCILLCKEKSQQFNFAGSQIPSIEKFFRGFGGELTPLISITSDKRKLSKRLS; encoded by the coding sequence ATGGCCAATAACCAAGCTCAAGTTAATAATTTTTATCATGACATTGCATCGTGCATAGCAGATTTCCTGAAAGGAGAACAACACAACTATCTGGAAATCGTGCTGCCATATTCATATACTGATGCCCTACCTTTCTTATGGAGCGATTTCAAAATAGGCATCAAGTACACTTATTATCTTGACCTGACACTAGATACCGATCAACTTCTTGAAAACATGTCAACACAGAGGCGAAAAAACATTCGAGACGCTTCAAAACAAGCCTTAGAAGTCAGACAAATATCAGATCCACAAATAGTTTATTCAAAGGCTTTTGAAACGCTATCCAGTAAAAAGGCGAAATTTAATGAACAGATTGTAAAACAGCTTAGTGCGCTAACCGCTAAAGAAAGCCTCACAACAGTTGGCATTTACAAAGATCATGATCTTCTAGCTCTTTCCTCTTGTCTTACATTGGGTAACGAGTCTACTTACATGTTTGGTTGGAACTCTGGAGAAAAAGGCCAATCATTCCTTGGCACATTTGCTCTATGGAATTGTATACTACTCTGTAAAGAGAAATCCCAGCAATTCAATTTTGCCGGCTCGCAAATTCCATCTATAGAAAAGTTCTTTAGAGGTTTTGGGGGGGAACTAACACCATTGATCTCAATTACCAGCGACAAACGTAAACTTTCTAAGCGCTTATCCTAA
- the arsC gene encoding arsenate reductase (glutaredoxin) (This arsenate reductase requires both glutathione and glutaredoxin to convert arsenate to arsenite, after which the efflux transporter formed by ArsA and ArsB can extrude the arsenite from the cell, providing resistance.) has protein sequence MSITIYHNPRCGKSREGLKILDDMGVEFETRLYLKEPFSENELKTVIHKLGISPKELLRTKETIFKENFKDKDLSDQEIMQAMLDHPKLIERPIVVNNDRAVIGRPPSSIKDIF, from the coding sequence ATGAGTATTACAATTTATCATAACCCAAGATGCGGTAAGTCAAGAGAAGGTCTAAAAATCCTAGACGACATGGGCGTTGAATTTGAAACTCGGCTCTATCTAAAGGAACCGTTTTCAGAAAATGAACTAAAAACTGTCATCCATAAATTAGGCATTTCACCCAAAGAACTTCTTAGAACAAAAGAGACCATCTTTAAAGAGAATTTTAAAGATAAAGATTTGTCAGATCAAGAAATCATGCAAGCAATGCTTGATCATCCTAAATTAATTGAACGTCCGATTGTGGTTAATAACGATAGAGCCGTAATTGGACGACCACCTTCTTCAATCAAGGATATCTTTTAG